Within Actinoplanes sp. L3-i22, the genomic segment ACGGCGGCCTCGCCGGCGAGCCAGGCGTAGAAGCCGTCGGTGGCCTCGGTGCCGTCCGGGACCTCCCAGAGCAGGTCCTCGTCGACGTCGACGTCCTCGAGGTCGGCGGTGGTCACGCCGGCGGCGTCGCCGAGCAGGTGGGCGGCGGCGGCCTGGACGGCCGGGACCAGCTTGACGCCGTGGTCGGCGCCGTCGCGGGGGAGCCAGGTGACGCGGACGCCGGCCGGGGCGTCGAGGAGCAGCTGGTCGCCGCTCTCCGGGACCTCCAGCAGGGCCTCGCCCCGGGTGCCGGCGGGCAGGCGGGACAGGATCGAGGCGATCGCCGGGACGGCGGTCTCGTCGCCGACCAGCAGGACGCGGTTGGTGCCGGGCGCCGGGTGGAAGTCGATGCCGCCGGAGTTACCGGCGAACGCCGCGTTCGGCCCGAGCAGGCAGGCGACCGTGCCGGGGCCGGCGGCGACCGCCCAGCGGGAGGCCGGGCCGGAGACGCCGTGCAGCACCATGTCCACGTCGACCTCGCGGGCCGCCGCGCGGACCTTGCGCACCGTGTACGTCCGGATCGGGTTCTGCCGGTCGGCCGGCAGCGAACGCCACCGGGTATACCAGTCCTCGCCGGTGGGCAGGTCGTCGAGACCCGCGCCGGGCAGCGGCAGGATCAGCTTGATCCGCTGGTCGAAGCCGTTGTCGGCGAACCTGTCCAGATCGTCGCCGGTGAACGTGACGCGCACGAAGCTCGGGCTGAGCCGGACGATCCGGGCCACCTCGACCGGGAAGAACCGGAACGGGACCGCGTCGGTCGACGGAACAACGGTCTGGGTCACGAGCGCCTCCCAGCGGATCGGGTTTAGGTAACCCTAACCTAAGCCGAGGGCTCGTCCGCAACCCGATCGCACCGGAGAGATCCCTGCGGACCGGGTTCGGTCGGACGATCTCACGGGTCCCACCGCAGAAGGAGCCGGAGATGCCTCAGTCCTCGACCACGGCCTTGACGTTCAGCGACGCCGAAGCCGGTCTGACCTGGCCGATGGACGACTGGTCGGCCGCTCTGGAGCCGCCCACGGTGCTGATCGCCGACGACGACGAGAGCATCCGTGACCTGGTCGGGACGAAGTTACGGGCGGCCGGCTACCGGACCCTGATGGCCTCGGACGGGCGGACCGCGATGGCCCTCGCGGTGGGGGAGCGGCCGGCGCTGGTGCTGCTCGACGTGTGCATGCCGGGGTTGGACGGGCTGGGCTTCTGCTACGAATTGCACTCGTCGCCGCAGACCGCCCACATCCCGGTGATCTTCATCAGCGGGCGGGGTGAGCCGGCCGATATGGAGCTGGCGCAGGTGGTCGGGGCCGAGGACTACCTGGTCAAGCCGCTCGACCCGGCCGAGCTGCTGCGCCGGGTGCAGCGGCTGCTCGGCCACTGAAAAGCTAGACACGGAAGCGCGCGACCACGTCCCGCAGTTCGCCCGCGACCCGGGTGAGCTCGGCCATCGACGCGTCCGCCTCGCCGAGCGCGGACGTCGTGGCGTGCGCGGCGCTGGCCACCGCGTTGATGTTGCCGGCGATCGTGGAGCTGCCGTTGGCCGCCTCGCCGATGCTGCGGCTCATCTCGTTGGTGGTGGCGGTCTGCTCCTCCACCGCCGAGGCGATGGTCACCTGGTAGTCGTTGATCTCCGAGATGATCCGGGAGATCTGCTGGATCGCGGTCACCGCGTTCTCGGTGTCGGCCTGGATCGCCTGCACCCGCTGCGAGATGTCCTCGGTGGCCTTCGCGGTCTCCTGCGCCAGGTCCTTGACCTCGGTGGCGACCACCGCGAAGCCCTTGCCGGCCTCACCCGCGCGGGCCGCCTCGATCGTCGCGTTCAGGGCGAGCAGGTTGGTCTGCTCGGCGATCGAGGTGATCGTCTTGACCACGTCGCCGATCTCCGCGGACGACGTGCCGAGCTTGGCCACCGTGTCGTTGGTGGCCTGTGCGACCCCGACCGCGGACGCCGCCACCTGCGCGGCGCTGCTCGCGTTCTCCGAGATCTCCCGGATCGAGGCGCCCATCTCATCGCTGCCCGCCGCCACCGACTGCACGCTGGCGGAGACGTCGCCGGCCGTGCCGGCCACCAGCCCAGCCTGCTCGGCGGCCTCCCGGGCCTCGGCCTCCAGCCGGGTGGTGATCTCGGTCAGCTGCTCGGTGACCGTGCCGAGCGCGCCGGCGTCGTGGGTGAGCTGCCGGACCGTGGTCTGCAGACCCTCCCGGGCCCGGTTCACCGCCTGCGCCATCTGGCCCAGCTCGTCGCGGGAGCGCACCTCGGCGGCGACGGTCAGGTCCCCGTCGGCGACCGCGCGCAGCGCCGACGAGACGGTCGCGAGCTGGCGGCGGATCAGCCGGGCCACGCCGAAGCCGACGAACGCGGCCACCACGAACCCGATCACCAGGCCGGCCAGGGTGATCCAGCGGGACCGCTGGTACGCCCGGTCCCCGGTCGCGGTCATCGTGTCCGCGTCCGACTCCTCGGCCTGCTGCAGCTCGGCCATCGCGGTGTTGATGCCGTTCTCCGCGGTGGTGAACGCGGGCAGGATCTGATCGGCGGCCGGCATCTGGAACCCGGACGGCGGCGCCTTGCCGAAAATGATCACGTCGCGCAGCGCCCGGTACCCGGTCATCGCGGTGGCGAACGAGTCGAGCCGGGTCAGCCGGTCGGTGGCCCCGGAATCGGTGGCGATCGCGCGGTAGGCGGTCACCGAGGTGTCGATCTCCGTGTCGGCGTCCGCCGCGCCCTTCAGCCCGAGCTGGTAGAGCTGGTCGTTCTTCGAGCTCTGGCCGGACGAGACGAGCAGCATGCCGCGGAACATGTTGGTCATGCCCTCACGCATGTTCGCGATCTGCTCCATGCTGTCCACGTGGTGGGTCTTCATCGTGTGCAGGTCGTCGCGCAGCTGAGCCATCCGGCTCAGCGACACCACGGTCACCGCCACCGCGACCAGCGCGACGCAGGCCGCCGTGATCGTGCTCTTGACGAGCAGGCTGCGGTCGCCGAGGACCCGCTCCAGCAGGCCACGCGGCGCCGCGACGATGCTGTCCGGCTGCATCGGTTCCCTCCCTCGTGGCAGGACCCACTCTAGAAGCCGTCTCATGTCTTTTCGCCGGTATTGCCCAAGTCGGTCTGACCGTCGCCGGTCGAACGCCGGTAGGCTGCGAAGATGGCCGACGAGCAGGTGGTCCGGGAACTGCTGGCCGCCGTGCCCGCCGGGTGCACCTGGCTGCTTCCGATCACCGGCGACGACGGCCGGGTGGCGGACTTCCGGGTCGCCGCGACCAGCGATCAGGTGCGGGACATGTACGGCCGCGGCACCCAGCGGGTCGACGCCCGGCTGCGCGAGCTCTATCCGTCCCTCGTGGACGGCCCGCTGTGGCGGCTCTACCTCGAGGTGCTGGCCACCGGCGAGCCGGGCGGCATGGACGAGTTCGACTACGACGGGTCCCGCTTCGAGATCAGCGTGCACCGCGTGCTCGGCGGCCTGCTCATCTGGTGGACCCGGGTCGACGAGCACCGCCGCCGGCTGGAGAGCACCGAACTGCTCGGCAGCCTCGGCTGGGCGGAGTACGAACTGGCCACCGGCCGCTCCGAATGGTCCCCGGGGATGTACCGGATTTTCCGCCGCGAGCCCGCCGACGGCCCGATGTCCCAGGTCGAGCAGGCCGCCGGCATCCTGCCCGAGGACCGCGGGATCGCCGAGACCGCCTGGCAGACACTGGACGTCGGCGCCACCTCCGACGTGACCGTCCGGTTCCGCATCGACGACCGGATCAAGCACCTGCGGATCCTCTCCGACCTGGCCCGGGACGCGACCGGCCGGCCGATGAAGATCTCCGCGGTGGTGCAGGACGTCACCGCCCGGGTCGCCTCCCGCACCGAGATCGAACGGCTCAGCGACCAGGTCCGGGTCGGCGAACTGACCGCGCTCGCCGAGCACCGGCTGGCCCGCCAGTTGCAGCAGATGATCCAGCCGGTGCCGGCCGGCTCGTTCGAGCTGGACGGGCTCGAGGCGATGGTCAGCTACCTGCCGGCGGAGAGCGCGCTGCAGGTCGGCGGCGACTGGTACCACGCGCAGACGCTGCCGGACGGGCAGGTCGCCCTCGCCGTCGGGGACGTCGCCGGGCACGGCCTGGAGGCCGCCAGCGGGATGGCCCACCTGCGGTTCGCGCTGGTCGCCTGGCTGGCCGTCGGCATCCGCGACCCCGGGATGCTGCTGCGGCACCTCAACCAGCTCTGCGCCCAGCTCGGCATCACCGGGACGGCGGTGATCGGCGTCTACGATCCGGGGACCAGGCTGCTGCCCTGGGCCCGCGCCGGGCACATGGCGCCGATGCTGGGCCGCGACGGGCACAGCGTCGACCTCGACCGGCCGCCCGGGCTGCTGCTCGGCGCCGCGGCCGAGGCCGAGTTCCCGGTGGCCAGCGCGCACCTGCGGCCGGGGGATCTGATCCTCTTCTACACCGACGGCCTGATCGAGCGGCGCGGGGACGTGGCGCGGCGGTCCGCCGAGGTGCGGGGGCATCTGAGCACGGTGTCCGCG encodes:
- a CDS encoding siderophore-interacting protein; translated protein: MTQTVVPSTDAVPFRFFPVEVARIVRLSPSFVRVTFTGDDLDRFADNGFDQRIKLILPLPGAGLDDLPTGEDWYTRWRSLPADRQNPIRTYTVRKVRAAAREVDVDMVLHGVSGPASRWAVAAGPGTVACLLGPNAAFAGNSGGIDFHPAPGTNRVLLVGDETAVPAIASILSRLPAGTRGEALLEVPESGDQLLLDAPAGVRVTWLPRDGADHGVKLVPAVQAAAAHLLGDAAGVTTADLEDVDVDEDLLWEVPDGTEATDGFYAWLAGEAAVIKTLRRHLVGTCGVDRRAVAFMGYWRLGKAEC
- a CDS encoding PleD family two-component system response regulator → MPQSSTTALTFSDAEAGLTWPMDDWSAALEPPTVLIADDDESIRDLVGTKLRAAGYRTLMASDGRTAMALAVGERPALVLLDVCMPGLDGLGFCYELHSSPQTAHIPVIFISGRGEPADMELAQVVGAEDYLVKPLDPAELLRRVQRLLGH
- a CDS encoding methyl-accepting chemotaxis protein; translation: MQPDSIVAAPRGLLERVLGDRSLLVKSTITAACVALVAVAVTVVSLSRMAQLRDDLHTMKTHHVDSMEQIANMREGMTNMFRGMLLVSSGQSSKNDQLYQLGLKGAADADTEIDTSVTAYRAIATDSGATDRLTRLDSFATAMTGYRALRDVIIFGKAPPSGFQMPAADQILPAFTTAENGINTAMAELQQAEESDADTMTATGDRAYQRSRWITLAGLVIGFVVAAFVGFGVARLIRRQLATVSSALRAVADGDLTVAAEVRSRDELGQMAQAVNRAREGLQTTVRQLTHDAGALGTVTEQLTEITTRLEAEAREAAEQAGLVAGTAGDVSASVQSVAAGSDEMGASIREISENASSAAQVAASAVGVAQATNDTVAKLGTSSAEIGDVVKTITSIAEQTNLLALNATIEAARAGEAGKGFAVVATEVKDLAQETAKATEDISQRVQAIQADTENAVTAIQQISRIISEINDYQVTIASAVEEQTATTNEMSRSIGEAANGSSTIAGNINAVASAAHATTSALGEADASMAELTRVAGELRDVVARFRV
- a CDS encoding PP2C family protein-serine/threonine phosphatase translates to MADEQVVRELLAAVPAGCTWLLPITGDDGRVADFRVAATSDQVRDMYGRGTQRVDARLRELYPSLVDGPLWRLYLEVLATGEPGGMDEFDYDGSRFEISVHRVLGGLLIWWTRVDEHRRRLESTELLGSLGWAEYELATGRSEWSPGMYRIFRREPADGPMSQVEQAAGILPEDRGIAETAWQTLDVGATSDVTVRFRIDDRIKHLRILSDLARDATGRPMKISAVVQDVTARVASRTEIERLSDQVRVGELTALAEHRLARQLQQMIQPVPAGSFELDGLEAMVSYLPAESALQVGGDWYHAQTLPDGQVALAVGDVAGHGLEAASGMAHLRFALVAWLAVGIRDPGMLLRHLNQLCAQLGITGTAVIGVYDPGTRLLPWARAGHMAPMLGRDGHSVDLDRPPGLLLGAAAEAEFPVASAHLRPGDLILFYTDGLIERRGDVARRSAEVRGHLSTVSAAPGADALPTIHRLLHAPSPDDDTCTLAVRVRT